In Pseudomonas lutea, the genomic stretch CCTCGCGGCGGGCCTCACCATGGGGCTGTCATTGATGGCCATGGGTCTGTTGAATTCACGCCTGCCCGACGGCGACGGTTTTAAAGTCATCGCCAGCCTGGGCTACAGCGCAGGTTTCCTGGCGGTCATTCTGGCGCGTCAGCAGTTGTTCACCGAAAACACCCTGACGGCCGTGCTGCCGGTCATGAGCAAACCCACCCTCAACAACTTCGCCCGTCTGTTCCGGCTGTGGGGGGTGGTGCTGGTGGGTAACCTGTGCGGCACGCTGCTGGTGGCGTACGTCATGCTGCACTTGCCCATCTTCGATACCAAAACCGACCAGGCCTTCCTCGAAATCGGCCGCAAGGTGATGGAGAACGACAGCGGTCAGATGTTCGCCAAGGGCATCATTTCCGGCTGGATGATCGCCACCATGGTGTGGATGATCCCGTCGATGGAAACCGCCAAGATCGGCATCATCGTGATGATCACGTACTTGATGGCGCTGGGTGACTTCACTCACATCGTCGTGGGCTCGGCGGAAGTGTCGTACCTGGTGTTCGCCGGTGAACTGCCGTGGAAAGACTTCTGGCTGGTGTTCGCAGGCCCGACCCTGGCCGGCAACATCATCGGCGGCAGCTTTATCTTCGCGTTGATCAGCCACGCGCAGATCCGAAGCGAGGGCGACACGCCGGACAAGAAAGGCTCGAAAAAAGCGCTGAAGAAGGATCAGCGAGAAGACGCGCCGACCAAGGCTGAAACTGAACGCAAAGGCGCTTGAGGCCCGGGCGGGTGGTTGGTTGGTTGGGA encodes the following:
- a CDS encoding formate/nitrite transporter family protein; its protein translation is MEHEPDGKTPGLTPEEEREIDENQPPRAAVLHETIRMQGDQELERNVAALFWSALAAGLTMGLSLMAMGLLNSRLPDGDGFKVIASLGYSAGFLAVILARQQLFTENTLTAVLPVMSKPTLNNFARLFRLWGVVLVGNLCGTLLVAYVMLHLPIFDTKTDQAFLEIGRKVMENDSGQMFAKGIISGWMIATMVWMIPSMETAKIGIIVMITYLMALGDFTHIVVGSAEVSYLVFAGELPWKDFWLVFAGPTLAGNIIGGSFIFALISHAQIRSEGDTPDKKGSKKALKKDQREDAPTKAETERKGA